A region from the Thermoplasmatales archaeon genome encodes:
- a CDS encoding DNA binding domain, excisionase family, with translation MLEQEGWYMIRSLKDQGLSISEIARRLGISRTTVRKYLKSGKVLQYHRDPAGSMIKSFLPLVREMIDRHNLSAVRIYEELKKKGFKGSYSLVKQYSRPMRNDRKILAVYRYETDPGKQSQVDFGEFGYIEIDGKRRKLYAFSMILGFSRMRYAEFTTDISTHNVIRLHLNAFRYFGGYTDAILYDNMKQVVLDRKLKTSDSTFNGEFMSFSEYYGIIVRLCYPYRPQTKGKIENTIKYLRYNFWAGRTFESLPDINARCDEWLQKVNSQTHGTTHEIPQERLRKEQLNPLDSVQAYPIRIEEIRKISRDCYISYKGNRYSVPWIHAGRVARVIESSTLKIRVDSRTVAEHDILPGTGRISRKKEHFEGLLKAIREQNIENFQTRVEKRDLSEYEGVM, from the coding sequence TTGCTTGAACAGGAGGGATGGTACATGATAAGGAGCTTGAAGGATCAGGGACTTTCGATCAGCGAGATCGCCAGGAGGCTGGGGATAAGCAGGACAACAGTGAGGAAGTATCTCAAATCGGGTAAGGTACTGCAATATCACAGGGATCCTGCAGGCTCCATGATCAAGTCATTCCTGCCGCTGGTGAGGGAGATGATAGATCGGCACAACCTCTCAGCCGTCAGGATATATGAGGAACTTAAGAAGAAAGGCTTCAAAGGATCATATTCCCTCGTGAAACAGTACAGCAGGCCTATGCGTAATGACAGGAAGATCCTTGCAGTCTACCGTTACGAGACGGATCCAGGAAAACAATCACAGGTGGATTTCGGAGAATTCGGATACATCGAAATTGATGGGAAAAGAAGGAAGCTGTATGCATTCAGCATGATCCTTGGATTTTCCAGGATGAGATATGCCGAATTCACTACAGATATCTCAACCCACAATGTGATCAGGCTGCATCTCAATGCCTTCCGCTACTTCGGAGGATACACTGATGCAATCCTTTATGACAATATGAAACAGGTTGTCCTTGACAGGAAGCTGAAGACCTCAGATTCTACGTTCAACGGCGAATTCATGAGCTTCTCCGAGTACTATGGCATCATTGTAAGGCTCTGTTATCCCTATCGTCCCCAGACAAAGGGCAAGATCGAGAACACCATCAAGTATCTCAGATACAACTTCTGGGCAGGCAGGACATTTGAGTCTCTCCCGGATATTAATGCCCGGTGCGATGAATGGCTTCAGAAGGTCAATTCCCAGACCCATGGCACCACGCATGAAATCCCGCAGGAAAGGCTGAGGAAGGAGCAGCTCAATCCACTGGATTCAGTGCAGGCCTACCCCATAAGGATAGAGGAGATAAGGAAGATATCAAGGGACTGCTACATCTCGTACAAGGGTAACAGATATTCAGTTCCCTGGATACATGCAGGCAGGGTGGCCAGGGTCATAGAATCATCGACCCTGAAGATACGGGTTGATTCCCGGACCGTGGCGGAACATGATATTCTCCCCGGAACTGGTAGGATATCAAGGAAGAAGGAGCATTTTGAGGGCCTTCTCAAAGCGATCAGGGAACAGAACATCGAGAACTTCCAGACAAGGGTTGAGAAGCGTGATCTCTCAGAATATGAGGGCGTGATGTGA
- a CDS encoding transposase/IS protein, whose amino-acid sequence MDPYERVHESLITLGLDTIEHTIDNYLENARDRSVIDVLDHLLSEEVKSKRSKRYETKLKYAGFPFRKTMEEFDFSFQKSIDMSVIDDLMTLRFVHNRENLVFLGPPGVGKTHLSVALGMRALQSDVSTYYISAVKLVQSLRKEYLRDRLNILLRSYSRYALMIVDEIGYLPLNREESNLMFQLVSHRYEKSSTIFTSNKSFSEWGEVMGDQVMASAILDRILHHCTVLNIKGESYRLKDRRKGNPPPYKEK is encoded by the coding sequence ATGGATCCATACGAAAGAGTGCATGAGAGCCTAATCACCCTAGGACTGGACACCATTGAGCATACCATTGACAATTATCTGGAAAACGCGAGGGACAGGAGTGTCATCGATGTCCTGGACCACCTCCTTTCTGAGGAGGTGAAGAGCAAGCGATCAAAGAGATATGAGACGAAGCTGAAGTATGCAGGTTTTCCCTTCAGGAAAACAATGGAAGAGTTCGATTTCTCCTTCCAGAAATCCATTGACATGTCAGTGATTGATGATCTCATGACCCTCAGGTTTGTGCACAACAGGGAGAACCTCGTATTTCTGGGTCCACCGGGTGTCGGCAAGACACACCTGTCGGTTGCACTGGGAATGAGGGCACTCCAGTCCGATGTTTCCACATATTATATCTCTGCTGTAAAGCTGGTGCAGTCCCTCAGGAAGGAATACCTGAGAGACAGGCTGAACATTCTTCTCCGCAGTTATTCGAGATACGCGCTCATGATAGTGGATGAGATCGGCTATCTCCCGCTGAATCGTGAGGAGAGCAATCTCATGTTCCAGCTTGTCTCACACAGGTATGAGAAATCGTCCACTATCTTCACCTCGAACAAGTCTTTCTCTGAATGGGGTGAAGTCATGGGAGATCAGGTGATGGCTTCGGCCATCCTTGACAGGATACTGCATCACTGCACGGTGTTGAACATCAAAGGTGAGTCTTACAGGCTAAAGGACAGGCGGAAGGGCAATCCTCCGCCGTATAAGGAGAAGTGA